One genomic region from Halococcus qingdaonensis encodes:
- a CDS encoding 50S ribosomal protein L2, with translation MGRRIQGQRRGRGTPTFRAPSHRYKAELSHPTTEDDDVVTGTVIDIEHDPARSAPVAAVEFDDDDQRLVLAPEGIGVGEEIQVGVSAEIKPGNTLPLAEIPEGVPVCNIESQPGDGGKFARSSGVNAQLITHDRQAAIVELPSGETKRLSPQCRATIGVVAGGGRTEKPFVKAGNKHHKMRARGSKYPRVRGVAMNAVDHPFGGGGRQHPGQPKSVSRDAPPGRKVGDIASKRTGRK, from the coding sequence ATGGGACGACGAATCCAGGGTCAACGGCGTGGTCGCGGGACGCCGACGTTCCGTGCGCCCTCCCATCGGTACAAGGCGGAGCTCTCGCATCCAACCACCGAGGACGACGACGTGGTCACGGGCACCGTGATCGACATCGAGCACGATCCGGCCCGCAGTGCCCCGGTTGCAGCGGTCGAGTTCGACGATGACGATCAGCGCCTCGTGCTCGCGCCGGAAGGCATCGGCGTCGGCGAGGAGATCCAGGTCGGCGTGTCGGCCGAGATCAAGCCCGGCAACACGCTGCCGCTGGCGGAGATCCCGGAGGGTGTGCCGGTCTGTAACATCGAGAGCCAGCCCGGTGACGGCGGGAAGTTCGCCCGGTCGTCGGGCGTCAACGCCCAGCTGATCACCCACGATCGGCAGGCGGCGATCGTCGAGCTGCCGAGCGGCGAGACGAAGCGACTCAGCCCGCAGTGTCGAGCCACGATCGGTGTGGTCGCCGGTGGCGGTCGCACCGAGAAGCCGTTCGTGAAGGCGGGCAACAAACACCACAAGATGCGCGCACGGGGCTCGAAATACCCGCGCGTGCGTGGCGTGGCGATGAACGCCGTCGACCACCCGTTTGGCGGTGGCGGTCGACAGCATCCCGGCCAACCGAAGAGCGTCTCGCGGGACGCCCCGCCGGGACGGAAGGTCGGCGACATCGCCAGCAAGCGGACGGGGAGGAAATGA
- a CDS encoding RNA methyltransferase — translation MTRSVLVPSSLCREAADKREATHKVGLVARAATVFRVDRVTVFPDLDGDRRWGGGFVSTVLAYAATAPYLRKEAWGTRDELEYAGVLPPLRAAARTGSESNGSGSLRQGIVTEVGPDGRVRVNCGLQHPISLVAPPEMAVDEGERVTVRISSREPVRARITDESPPGFAVERADLSAALGREDAGFRVATSRHGEVLTTERLGTLAGRADDGLTVAFGAPERGLPAMLDIDTASVASDSPHEGFDCWLNTVPKQGSEVVRTEEAVFATLAPLTLPQ, via the coding sequence ATGACACGTAGCGTACTCGTGCCGTCATCGCTCTGCCGGGAGGCCGCCGACAAACGCGAGGCGACCCACAAGGTCGGTCTCGTCGCTCGTGCGGCCACCGTCTTCCGGGTCGACCGCGTAACGGTCTTTCCGGACCTCGACGGCGACCGGCGATGGGGTGGCGGGTTCGTTTCCACGGTACTGGCGTACGCCGCGACCGCCCCCTACCTTCGAAAGGAGGCGTGGGGCACGCGGGACGAACTGGAGTACGCGGGTGTCCTGCCGCCGCTTCGCGCGGCCGCTCGGACCGGCTCCGAATCGAACGGTTCGGGGTCGTTAAGACAGGGAATCGTGACCGAGGTCGGCCCTGATGGACGCGTTCGGGTCAATTGCGGACTGCAACACCCGATCTCGCTCGTCGCACCGCCGGAGATGGCGGTCGACGAGGGGGAGCGCGTGACCGTCAGGATCTCTTCGCGAGAGCCGGTTCGTGCGCGTATCACGGACGAATCCCCACCGGGGTTCGCCGTCGAGCGCGCGGACCTCTCGGCAGCGCTCGGCCGTGAGGACGCCGGGTTCCGGGTCGCAACGTCGCGCCACGGTGAGGTGCTGACGACGGAGCGACTCGGAACGCTGGCCGGACGTGCCGACGACGGACTGACCGTCGCCTTCGGCGCGCCCGAGCGAGGGCTGCCGGCGATGCTCGACATCGACACGGCGTCGGTGGCGAGCGACTCACCCCACGAGGGGTTCGATTGCTGGCTCAACACGGTTCCGAAGCAGGGCAGCGAGGTCGTCCGCACCGAAGAAGCGGTGTTCGCGACGCTCGCGCCTCTGACGCTTCCACAGTGA
- the rpmC gene encoding 50S ribosomal protein L29, whose amino-acid sequence MAILHSAEIRDMTPAEREVEQEELETELLNSRAVQAAGGAPDNPGRIKELRRTIARLKTIRREEGDLDESEEAS is encoded by the coding sequence ATGGCCATCCTGCACAGCGCGGAGATCCGCGACATGACGCCGGCCGAGCGCGAGGTCGAACAGGAGGAGCTCGAAACCGAGCTGCTCAACTCGCGGGCCGTTCAGGCCGCCGGCGGTGCGCCCGACAACCCGGGCCGGATCAAGGAGCTGCGGCGAACGATCGCCCGGCTGAAGACGATCCGGCGAGAAGAGGGCGACCTCGACGAGAGCGAGGAGGCGTCGTGA
- a CDS encoding 30S ribosomal protein S19, with the protein MSSDYRTGREGEFTYRGHTIEELQAMDLDEVADLLPARKRRSIERGLSVEKEKLLAKAREKGDEETANDPIRTHLRDMPVLPAFVGKTFAVHNGQEFERVRIEPEMLGHYLGEFQLTRTSVEHGQAGIGATRSSKFVPLK; encoded by the coding sequence ATGAGTTCGGACTACAGAACCGGTCGCGAGGGCGAGTTCACCTACCGCGGCCACACGATCGAGGAGCTACAGGCAATGGACCTCGACGAGGTCGCCGACCTGCTGCCGGCGCGCAAACGCCGCAGCATCGAGCGCGGCCTCTCGGTCGAGAAGGAGAAACTGCTCGCCAAAGCGCGCGAGAAGGGCGACGAGGAGACGGCGAACGACCCGATCCGGACGCATCTGCGCGACATGCCGGTGCTGCCGGCGTTCGTCGGGAAGACCTTCGCCGTCCACAACGGTCAGGAGTTCGAGCGCGTCAGGATCGAGCCGGAGATGCTCGGCCACTATCTGGGCGAGTTCCAGCTCACCCGGACGTCGGTCGAACACGGACAGGCGGGCATCGGCGCGACGCGCTCGTCGAAGTTCGTCCCGCTCAAATGA
- a CDS encoding 30S ribosomal protein S17, whose translation MALGLNVTEPETTCDDPNCPFHGTLSVRGGTVDGMVASTEMDRSVVVEREYDVAVPKYDRQMKRRSRTPAHAPDCLDLEVGDAVRIAETRPLSKTKAHVVVSTLDTTRDLGASSLSGPSDPESEVDLSEIEADEAEGES comes from the coding sequence ATGGCGTTAGGACTCAACGTAACGGAACCGGAGACGACCTGCGACGACCCGAACTGTCCGTTCCACGGGACGCTGTCCGTGCGCGGCGGGACGGTCGACGGCATGGTCGCCTCCACGGAGATGGATCGATCGGTCGTCGTCGAGCGCGAGTACGACGTCGCGGTACCGAAATACGACCGACAGATGAAACGACGGTCGCGCACGCCGGCACACGCGCCGGACTGCCTCGATCTCGAGGTCGGCGACGCGGTGCGCATCGCCGAGACGCGCCCGCTGTCGAAGACGAAAGCACACGTTGTCGTCTCGACTCTCGACACGACGCGCGATCTGGGTGCGAGCAGTCTGTCGGGGCCGTCCGATCCCGAGAGCGAGGTCGACCTGAGCGAGATCGAGGCCGACGAAGCGGAGGGCGAGAGCTGA
- a CDS encoding homoserine kinase, whose protein sequence is MLTVRAPATSANLGSGFDVFGVALSRPADVVRVAKADETTIEVTGTGSEYIPEDPEKNTVGAVAAALDAPARIEIDKGIRPASGLGSSAASAAAAAVALDELYDRGHTREELVPIAAEGEAVVSGTAHADNVAPSILGGFTVATDEGVTRVDTSLPLVVCLPETVVSTRDARRVVPEEVTMDEQVDTVGKAATLAVGMCRGDPALVGRGMDDSVVTPARAALIDGYTAVREDAFAAGATGVTVSGAGPAVLATCRANDRRAVGSAMLDAFADAGIEARVYRSRVGQGATIH, encoded by the coding sequence ATGCTCACCGTCCGGGCCCCGGCGACGAGCGCCAATCTCGGGAGTGGCTTCGACGTCTTCGGCGTCGCACTCTCACGCCCGGCCGACGTCGTCCGCGTCGCGAAGGCCGACGAAACCACGATCGAGGTCACGGGCACCGGCAGCGAGTACATCCCTGAGGACCCGGAGAAGAACACGGTCGGGGCGGTCGCGGCGGCGCTCGACGCGCCGGCCCGCATTGAGATCGACAAGGGCATCCGACCGGCTTCGGGGCTCGGCTCCTCGGCGGCGAGCGCCGCGGCCGCCGCGGTCGCGCTCGACGAACTGTACGATCGCGGGCACACGCGAGAGGAACTCGTTCCGATCGCCGCCGAGGGCGAAGCGGTCGTCTCGGGAACCGCGCACGCCGACAACGTCGCCCCCTCCATTCTGGGTGGGTTCACCGTCGCCACCGACGAGGGTGTCACGCGTGTCGACACCTCGCTCCCGCTCGTGGTCTGCCTGCCCGAGACCGTCGTCTCGACGCGCGACGCGCGCCGGGTGGTGCCCGAAGAGGTGACGATGGATGAACAGGTCGACACCGTCGGGAAGGCCGCGACCCTCGCGGTCGGGATGTGTCGCGGCGATCCCGCACTCGTCGGGCGTGGGATGGACGATTCGGTCGTGACGCCCGCGCGCGCGGCACTCATCGACGGCTACACGGCGGTGCGCGAGGACGCGTTCGCGGCGGGTGCCACGGGCGTCACGGTGAGTGGGGCCGGCCCGGCGGTGCTCGCGACCTGTCGGGCGAACGATCGGCGGGCGGTCGGTAGCGCGATGCTCGACGCGTTCGCCGACGCCGGCATCGAGGCACGTGTCTATCGCTCGCGGGTCGGTCAGGGTGCGACCATTCACTAG
- a CDS encoding 50S ribosomal protein L23, translating to MSDVKYPYVTEKAMNDMDYRNTLQFIVASDAAKPGIREEVEERFDVAITNVRTQVTPQGEKKATVTLSEDDDAQDVASRIGVF from the coding sequence ATGAGCGATGTGAAATATCCCTACGTGACCGAGAAGGCGATGAACGACATGGACTACCGCAACACGCTCCAGTTCATCGTCGCGAGCGACGCGGCGAAGCCGGGCATCCGCGAGGAGGTCGAGGAGCGCTTCGACGTCGCGATCACGAACGTGCGTACGCAGGTCACGCCACAGGGCGAGAAGAAAGCCACGGTGACATTGAGCGAGGACGACGACGCACAGGACGTCGCCTCGCGGATCGGGGTGTTCTGA
- a CDS encoding PH domain-containing protein — protein sequence MTRTDVPDWVTLTEGEEVLWQGHPSLRLVTPSAVVALALAIAGIALTTVLTDPSIRWFPLLGIPLGIAVVAWAYVSLVSTQYVLTSEEIYRKTGIVNQSVAQIRLDRVQNTTFSQSLTERLFSYGDITIYTAGSDTMDITLSNVPEPERVNQQLTEALDAASGVTRTRP from the coding sequence ATGACACGGACCGACGTTCCCGACTGGGTGACGCTCACCGAGGGCGAGGAGGTCCTCTGGCAGGGTCATCCGAGCCTACGACTCGTCACCCCGTCGGCTGTCGTCGCCCTCGCGCTCGCGATCGCCGGGATCGCCCTCACGACCGTTCTCACCGACCCGTCGATCCGCTGGTTCCCCCTGCTGGGCATCCCGCTGGGGATCGCCGTCGTCGCGTGGGCGTACGTCTCGCTTGTGAGCACGCAGTACGTCCTCACGAGCGAGGAGATCTATCGCAAGACCGGTATCGTCAACCAGAGCGTCGCCCAGATCCGTCTCGATCGCGTCCAGAACACGACGTTCAGCCAGTCGCTGACCGAACGGCTGTTCTCCTATGGCGACATCACGATCTACACTGCCGGCTCGGACACGATGGACATCACCCTCTCGAACGTTCCGGAACCCGAGCGGGTGAATCAGCAACTCACGGAGGCGCTCGACGCCGCCAGCGGAGTGACGAGAACGCGTCCCTAG
- a CDS encoding 50S ribosomal protein L3 has translation MVQPTRPRKGSLGYGPRTRAHSEVPRFGSWPDDDGQPGLQGFAGYKAGMSHVVMIDDAANSPREGMEQTVPVTVVETPPMRAVALRAYEQTPYGLRPLTETWTDEFHDDLDRALDVPDGESDPGAFEEAVENNEIGEIRAITHTVPGEMANVPKKRPDVMETRVGGSDLDERVEFGLDLIAGGGQHELTEVFRPGEYMDAAGVTKGKGTQGPVKRWGVQKRKGKHFRQGYKRRIGNLGPWNPSRVRSTVPQQGQTGYHQRTELNKRLVSVGDGDDASAEGGFVGYGEVDGPYALVKGSLPGPDQRLLRFRPAIRPGDQPRLDPEVRYVSTASNQGQ, from the coding sequence ATGGTACAACCAACCAGACCACGCAAAGGCTCGCTCGGCTACGGGCCGCGAACGCGCGCGCACAGCGAAGTGCCGCGTTTCGGCTCGTGGCCGGACGACGACGGACAGCCCGGGCTGCAGGGGTTCGCCGGCTACAAGGCCGGCATGAGCCACGTCGTGATGATCGACGACGCGGCCAACTCGCCACGTGAGGGGATGGAGCAGACCGTCCCCGTCACAGTGGTCGAGACGCCCCCGATGCGCGCGGTCGCGCTCAGAGCCTACGAACAGACACCCTACGGACTCCGCCCGCTCACCGAGACGTGGACCGACGAGTTCCACGACGATCTCGACCGGGCGCTCGACGTTCCCGACGGCGAATCGGATCCCGGTGCCTTCGAGGAGGCAGTCGAGAACAACGAGATCGGCGAGATCCGCGCGATCACCCACACCGTGCCGGGCGAGATGGCCAACGTGCCGAAAAAGCGCCCGGACGTGATGGAGACGCGCGTCGGCGGCAGTGATCTCGACGAGCGCGTCGAGTTCGGTCTCGACCTCATCGCAGGCGGGGGCCAACACGAGCTGACCGAAGTGTTCCGGCCCGGCGAATACATGGACGCAGCGGGCGTCACGAAGGGCAAAGGGACGCAGGGCCCCGTCAAGCGCTGGGGCGTCCAGAAGCGGAAGGGCAAACACTTCCGGCAGGGGTACAAGCGACGTATCGGCAACCTCGGCCCGTGGAACCCATCGCGCGTGCGCTCGACAGTCCCCCAGCAGGGACAGACAGGCTATCACCAGCGCACGGAGCTCAACAAGCGCCTCGTGAGCGTCGGCGACGGCGACGACGCCAGCGCCGAGGGTGGCTTCGTCGGCTACGGCGAGGTCGACGGTCCCTACGCGCTCGTCAAAGGCTCGCTTCCCGGTCCGGACCAGCGGCTTCTCAGGTTCCGACCGGCGATCCGACCCGGAGACCAGCCGCGCCTCGATCCCGAGGTGCGCTACGTCTCGACGGCATCGAACCAAGGACAATGA
- the rpl4p gene encoding 50S ribosomal protein L4, whose protein sequence is MTTVYDTDGTEAGDVELPDVFETPHRPELIGRAVRTAQANRAQPYGADDYAGMRTPAESFGSGRGMAHVPRSNGQGRRVPQTVGGRPAHPPKEENDRSIKLNDNERKLATRSAIAATADAERVSERGHEVAEFDGELPIVVDDEFEELVKTQDVVSLLESLGVHGDIERAEDRTVRAGRGTTRGRKYKRPTSILFVTSGEPSRAARNLAGADVATASEVNTEDLAPGTQSGRLTIWTESAIEEVEDR, encoded by the coding sequence ATGACGACAGTATACGACACGGACGGTACGGAGGCCGGCGACGTGGAGCTCCCGGACGTCTTCGAGACGCCCCATCGACCGGAGCTCATCGGTCGGGCGGTGCGCACCGCACAGGCCAACCGGGCACAGCCCTACGGCGCGGACGACTACGCGGGCATGCGAACGCCCGCCGAGTCGTTCGGTAGCGGTCGCGGCATGGCTCACGTCCCCCGATCGAACGGCCAGGGACGGCGCGTCCCCCAGACCGTGGGCGGGCGACCGGCTCACCCACCGAAGGAGGAGAACGATCGCTCGATCAAGCTCAACGACAACGAGCGCAAGCTCGCGACCCGCAGCGCCATCGCGGCCACGGCGGACGCCGAGCGCGTGAGCGAGCGCGGCCACGAGGTCGCGGAGTTCGACGGCGAGCTCCCGATCGTCGTGGACGACGAATTCGAGGAACTCGTGAAGACCCAGGACGTGGTCTCGCTGCTCGAATCGCTCGGCGTTCACGGCGACATCGAGCGTGCCGAGGACAGAACCGTACGCGCCGGGCGCGGGACGACCCGTGGCCGGAAGTACAAACGCCCGACCTCGATCCTGTTCGTCACGAGCGGCGAGCCGTCGCGGGCGGCCCGCAACCTCGCGGGTGCCGACGTGGCCACCGCGAGCGAGGTGAACACCGAGGACCTCGCGCCGGGCACGCAGTCCGGTCGGCTGACGATCTGGACCGAGAGCGCGATCGAGGAGGTGGAAGACCGATGA
- a CDS encoding type II toxin-antitoxin system VapC family toxin, producing the protein MYVEVDFLLALITDDDWLGERAAELYDEHREELWTSHYTLVELLLVAYREDRNTERVVANASRLVEVRGDVETVLAAASYVEEHGLTPLDALHLVRSGDDPIVSSDSSYDPFSDRVCLEE; encoded by the coding sequence ATGTACGTCGAGGTCGATTTCCTGCTCGCGCTCATCACGGACGACGACTGGCTCGGCGAGCGCGCCGCGGAACTCTACGACGAGCATCGCGAGGAACTGTGGACATCCCATTACACGCTGGTCGAGCTGCTGTTGGTCGCCTACCGCGAGGACCGAAATACCGAGCGTGTGGTCGCCAACGCGAGTCGGCTCGTCGAGGTCCGTGGCGACGTCGAAACGGTTCTTGCGGCCGCGAGCTACGTCGAAGAACACGGACTCACGCCGCTCGACGCGCTGCATCTCGTGCGCTCGGGCGACGACCCGATCGTTTCGAGCGATTCGTCGTACGATCCGTTCTCCGACCGGGTTTGCCTCGAAGAGTGA
- a CDS encoding AbrB/MazE/SpoVT family DNA-binding domain-containing protein, producing MDVDAEDGRIYLPKHLREKFGDRFELVDRGDRLVLVPVAEDPLAALREEFRDVDESAEELKQGALDEALDEAGS from the coding sequence ATGGACGTTGACGCAGAAGACGGCCGTATCTACCTCCCGAAACATCTCCGGGAGAAGTTCGGCGACCGGTTCGAACTCGTGGACCGTGGCGACCGTCTCGTGCTCGTTCCCGTCGCCGAGGATCCGCTCGCTGCGCTCCGCGAGGAATTTCGGGACGTGGACGAATCGGCCGAGGAACTGAAGCAGGGTGCCCTCGACGAGGCCCTCGACGAGGCCGGCTCGTGA
- a CDS encoding 50S ribosomal protein L22 — translation MGISYSVDADPEKTAKAMLRERHMSHKHSKEIAREIKGKTVAEASDYLEAVIAGDQSVPFRSHNTGVGHRNDIDGWDAGRYPEKASEAFLDLLENVGANAEHQGFEPDPMTIDHVAAHKVGEVQGRKPRAMGRATAWNTPEVDVEMVVAEPEEGES, via the coding sequence ATGGGAATCAGTTACAGCGTGGACGCGGACCCGGAGAAAACGGCGAAAGCCATGCTCCGCGAGCGCCACATGAGCCACAAGCACAGCAAGGAAATCGCCCGAGAGATCAAGGGAAAGACCGTCGCCGAGGCGAGCGACTACCTCGAAGCGGTCATCGCGGGCGACCAGTCGGTGCCATTCCGATCACACAACACCGGAGTGGGCCACCGTAACGACATCGACGGCTGGGACGCCGGTCGGTATCCCGAGAAGGCCAGCGAGGCCTTCCTCGATCTACTCGAAAACGTCGGCGCGAACGCCGAACACCAGGGATTCGAGCCCGATCCGATGACGATCGATCACGTCGCCGCCCACAAGGTCGGCGAGGTGCAGGGTCGCAAGCCCCGCGCGATGGGGCGGGCGACGGCGTGGAACACGCCCGAGGTCGACGTCGAGATGGTCGTCGCCGAACCCGAGGAGGGTGAGAGCTGA
- a CDS encoding ribonuclease P protein component 1 codes for MALTAETVARHELRGLQTRVAAASNGSLVGIEGSVVSESENTLVVEQGERTKRVPKAGATFEFALEGEHATVAGERLVAPPARRTETTGDSKWR; via the coding sequence ATGGCGCTGACGGCCGAGACGGTCGCGCGACACGAGCTTCGCGGGCTGCAGACCCGGGTTGCCGCGGCGAGCAACGGCTCGCTGGTCGGCATCGAAGGGTCGGTCGTCTCCGAGAGCGAGAACACGCTCGTGGTCGAACAGGGCGAACGAACGAAACGAGTACCGAAAGCCGGGGCGACCTTCGAGTTCGCGCTCGAAGGCGAGCACGCGACGGTCGCGGGCGAACGACTGGTCGCGCCGCCGGCCCGGCGGACGGAAACGACAGGTGATTCGAAATGGCGTTAG
- a CDS encoding Nramp family divalent metal transporter, translated as MSDVVDSLRSVSFRELLTYLGPGFLISVAYMDPGNWATNISGGAKYGPALLWVIVLASLMAMGIQILAAKLGIATGKGIAQLCRERLPSRVIWLLWAAAELAMIATDMAEIIGAAIGFSLVFSVPLPAGALLAGAASFALLGVRTVHDRGYRWVEFVIMALVGVIALGFVFEMLLARPTAAAIGRGLVPSIPGPNALYVAIGILGATVMPHSVYLHPYIVQDRRTKLMETEGDTEEVHQRHFLFESVDTVFALSGAMFVNAAMLIVAAAALQGTGISTLQDAYITLQNVFGASSSTVFGIALIAAGLSSSLVATMAGQTVMDGFLDLQINVWLRRSVTLVPSLAVVIAGFDPTSVLVASQVALSFELPFVLIPLLWFTREEGLMRSFKNRTSTTTVLGVIIALIVVLNIWLIYTELFG; from the coding sequence GTGAGCGACGTCGTCGACTCGCTGCGGAGCGTCTCGTTTCGCGAACTGCTCACCTATCTCGGGCCGGGGTTTCTGATCAGCGTCGCGTACATGGATCCCGGCAACTGGGCGACGAACATTTCCGGCGGTGCGAAGTACGGGCCGGCGCTGTTGTGGGTCATCGTGCTCGCCAGTCTCATGGCGATGGGCATCCAGATCCTCGCGGCGAAACTCGGTATCGCCACCGGCAAGGGCATTGCACAGCTCTGTCGCGAGCGACTGCCCTCGCGTGTGATCTGGCTGCTCTGGGCCGCCGCCGAGCTGGCGATGATCGCGACGGACATGGCCGAGATCATCGGTGCGGCGATCGGCTTCAGCCTCGTCTTCTCGGTTCCGCTGCCCGCTGGCGCGCTGCTCGCGGGTGCGGCCTCCTTTGCGCTACTCGGCGTGCGGACGGTCCACGACCGCGGCTATCGCTGGGTCGAGTTCGTCATCATGGCTCTCGTGGGAGTCATCGCGCTCGGGTTCGTCTTCGAGATGCTGCTCGCCCGGCCGACGGCCGCCGCAATCGGGCGCGGGCTGGTACCGTCGATTCCCGGGCCGAATGCACTCTACGTCGCCATCGGCATCCTCGGCGCGACGGTGATGCCCCACTCGGTCTATCTCCATCCCTACATCGTCCAGGATCGGCGGACGAAACTGATGGAGACCGAGGGCGACACCGAGGAGGTCCATCAGCGCCACTTCCTGTTCGAGTCGGTCGATACGGTGTTCGCGCTCTCGGGGGCGATGTTCGTCAACGCCGCGATGTTGATCGTCGCGGCCGCGGCCCTGCAGGGCACGGGGATCAGCACGCTCCAGGACGCCTATATCACGCTGCAGAACGTCTTCGGCGCGAGTTCGAGTACGGTCTTCGGCATCGCACTCATCGCTGCCGGACTCTCCTCGTCGCTGGTGGCGACGATGGCCGGACAGACCGTGATGGACGGGTTCCTGGATCTCCAGATCAACGTCTGGCTCCGGCGCTCGGTGACGCTGGTTCCGAGCCTCGCGGTCGTCATCGCCGGCTTCGATCCCACGAGCGTACTCGTCGCCTCACAGGTCGCGCTGAGCTTCGAGCTGCCGTTCGTGTTGATCCCGCTGCTGTGGTTCACGCGCGAGGAGGGGCTGATGCGATCATTCAAGAACCGGACGAGCACGACGACGGTGCTTGGCGTGATCATCGCGCTGATCGTCGTGCTCAACATCTGGCTCATCTACACCGAACTGTTTGGCTGA
- a CDS encoding 50S ribosomal protein L14: MEALSADVTQGLEKGSLVTCADNTGARELKVISVAGYSGVKSRHPKAGLGDKITVSVTKGTPEMRRQVLEAVVIRQRKPIRRPDGTRVTFEDNAAVVVDDNEDPRGTELRGPVAREVAERFGSIASAATMIV, from the coding sequence ATGGAAGCGCTCTCGGCCGACGTCACGCAGGGACTCGAAAAGGGCTCGCTCGTGACGTGTGCGGACAACACGGGCGCACGCGAGCTGAAGGTGATCAGCGTCGCGGGCTACTCGGGCGTCAAGAGCCGGCATCCGAAGGCCGGCCTCGGCGACAAGATCACCGTGTCGGTGACGAAGGGCACGCCGGAAATGCGCCGGCAGGTGCTCGAAGCGGTCGTCATCCGCCAGCGCAAGCCGATCCGGCGGCCCGACGGCACGCGCGTCACGTTCGAGGACAACGCCGCCGTCGTGGTCGACGACAACGAGGATCCCCGTGGCACCGAGCTGCGGGGGCCGGTCGCCCGCGAGGTCGCCGAACGGTTCGGCTCGATCGCGAGCGCGGCGACGATGATCGTCTAA
- a CDS encoding 30S ribosomal protein S3, with protein MATEQQFIEDGMQRTQIDEFFADELARAGYGGMDLAKTPMGTQIVLRAEKPGMVIGKGGKNIRKITSELEERFDLDDPQIDVQEVDEPDLNAQIVADRLGNALERGWYFRKAGHTTIDRIMDAGARGAEITLNGKVTGARSRNEKFNRGYIKHNGEPSQDIVDRGDGVAVMKLGTIGVTVKIIPPNADLPDDFRIHEDVDTESLVPEEIEGDEVEALLGEAEEPADDSEESDADEEFELGEDEAEAETAEIEEEEIVEEGVDAEAGAAETAPDDAEIDEELSEDTEADAEAILDEMESAEDTEADAESGAELTVIDGVGDAKAEALVEAGFETVADIQDASEDDLAEAEGVGDAFAERIKEGASEVDPADVEGGN; from the coding sequence ATGGCGACCGAACAGCAGTTCATCGAGGACGGGATGCAGCGCACCCAGATCGACGAGTTCTTCGCCGACGAGCTGGCCCGCGCGGGCTACGGCGGGATGGATCTGGCCAAGACCCCGATGGGCACGCAGATCGTGCTCCGGGCGGAGAAACCGGGGATGGTGATCGGCAAGGGTGGGAAGAACATCCGGAAGATCACGAGCGAGCTCGAGGAGCGCTTCGATCTCGACGATCCCCAGATCGACGTCCAGGAGGTCGACGAACCCGACCTCAACGCACAGATCGTCGCCGACCGGCTCGGCAACGCCCTCGAACGCGGCTGGTACTTCCGAAAGGCCGGCCACACGACGATCGACCGCATCATGGACGCGGGCGCGCGCGGTGCTGAGATCACCCTCAACGGGAAGGTGACCGGTGCACGCTCGCGCAACGAGAAGTTCAACCGCGGCTACATCAAGCACAACGGCGAGCCCTCACAGGACATCGTCGACCGCGGTGACGGCGTCGCGGTGATGAAGCTCGGGACGATCGGCGTCACGGTGAAGATCATCCCGCCGAACGCCGACCTGCCCGACGACTTCCGCATCCACGAGGACGTCGACACGGAGTCGCTCGTCCCCGAGGAGATCGAGGGCGACGAGGTCGAGGCGCTGCTCGGCGAGGCCGAGGAGCCGGCCGACGACTCCGAAGAGTCCGACGCCGACGAGGAGTTCGAGCTCGGCGAGGACGAAGCGGAGGCCGAGACGGCCGAGATCGAAGAAGAGGAGATCGTCGAGGAGGGCGTCGACGCCGAAGCGGGTGCGGCCGAGACCGCGCCCGACGACGCCGAGATCGACGAGGAGCTCTCCGAGGACACCGAGGCCGACGCCGAGGCGATCCTCGACGAGATGGAATCGGCCGAGGACACCGAGGCTGACGCCGAGAGCGGTGCGGAGCTGACGGTGATCGATGGCGTCGGCGACGCCAAAGCGGAGGCGCTCGTCGAGGCCGGCTTCGAGACCGTCGCCGACATCCAGGACGCGAGCGAGGACGATCTCGCCGAGGCCGAGGGCGTCGGTGACGCCTTCGCCGAGCGCATCAAGGAGGGTGCGAGCGAGGTCGATCCCGCGGACGTGGAGGGTGGGAACTGA